A window from Salvelinus sp. IW2-2015 linkage group LG5, ASM291031v2, whole genome shotgun sequence encodes these proteins:
- the LOC111964271 gene encoding palmitoyltransferase ZDHHC20-A isoform X1: protein MHTSWNSVSLQSQIMQKKFCLAKVEKEQYEKEQPDAQQDILKKAAVGLPVYTRTGTGAVRYCDHCQVIKPDRCHHCSTCDMCVLKMDHHCPWVNNCVGFSNYKFFVLFLAYSMLYCVFIAATVLQYFIKFWTHCRRRSVGDCPQNQLPDTHAKFHVLFLFFVAAMFFISILSLFSYHLWLVGKNRTTIEAFRAPVFRNGPDKNGFSLGFSRNVVEVFGDQKKYWMFPIYTSHGDGHSFATRLLTLDPEQIAVGLQINGKSSEDGLASPKHVLGNNINHIEGHQXDVAQTVTVTMERES from the exons ATGCATACGTCGTGGAACTCTGTATCT TTACAATCCCAAATAATGCAGAAAAAA TTTTGTCTGGCCAAAGTGGAGAAGGAGCAGTATGAGAAGGAGCAGccagatgctcagcaggacaTCCTGAAGAAAGCGGCCGTAGGATTGCCTGTCTACACACGCACTGGGACCGGAG CCGTCCGGTACTGTGACCACTGTCAGGTGATCAAACCCGACCGCTGCCACCACTGCTCCACCTGTGACAT gtgtgtaCTGAAGATGGATCATCACTGTCCATG GGTGAATAACTGTGTTGGATTTTCGAACTACAAGTTCTTTGTCTTGTTTCTGGCCTACTCCATGCTGTATTGTGTGTTTATCGCTGCTACTGTCCTGCAGTATTTCATCAAATTCTGGACA CATTGCCGAAGGAGATCTGTTGGGGATTGTCCTCAG AATCAGCTGCCCGACACTCACGCCAAATTCCACGTgttgtttctgttttttgtggCGGCAATGTTCTTCATCAGCATCCTGTCGCTTTTCAGCTACCATCTCTGGCTTGTGGGAAAGAACAGGACCACCATAG AGGCTTTCAGGGCTCCTGTCTTCAGAAATGGCCCAGACAAAAATGGCTTCTCTCTGGGCTTCAGTAGGAATGTGGTGGAGGTGTTTGGAGACCAGAAGAAGTACTGGATGTTTCCCATCTACACCAG TCATGGTGATGGACACAGTTTTGCCACCCGGTTGCTGACCTTAGATCCTGAGCAAATAGCTGTGGGCCTCCAGATCAACGGCAAAAG CTCTGAAGATGGTCTGGCAAGCCCCAAGCACGTCCTTGGCAACAACATTAACCACATTGAGGGCCATCAGMATG ACGTAGCCCAGACGGTAACTGTGACAATGGAGCGTGAATCATAG
- the LOC111964271 gene encoding palmitoyltransferase ZDHHC20-B isoform X2, translating to MAPHHVLKCCQRSLAWIPVIFINLVVGWSYYAYVVELCIFTIPNNAEKISYLVVFHLFFIMFIWSYWKTICSRPASPSKEFCLAKVEKEQYEKEQPDAQQDILKKAAVGLPVYTRTGTGAVRYCDHCQVIKPDRCHHCSTCDMCVLKMDHHCPWVNNCVGFSNYKFFVLFLAYSMLYCVFIAATVLQYFIKFWTHCRRRSVGDCPQNQLPDTHAKFHVLFLFFVAAMFFISILSLFSYHLWLVGKNRTTIEAFRAPVFRNGPDKNGFSLGFSRNVVEVFGDQKKYWMFPIYTSHGDGHSFATRLLTLDPEQIAVGLQINGKSSEDGLASPKHVLGNNINHIEGHQXDVAQTVTVTMERES from the exons ATGGCGCCGCATCATGTACTAAAGTGCTGTCAACGGAGTTTAGCTTGGATACCTGTTATTTTCATCAACCTGGTCGTTGGCTGGTCTTATTATGCATACGTCGTGGAACTCTGTATCT TTACAATCCCAAATAATGCAGAAAAAA TATCATACCTGGTTGTCTTCCACCTGTTCTTCATCATGTTTATCTGGTCCTACTGGAAGACTATCTGCAGTAGGCCTGCCAGCCCCTCTAAAGAG TTTTGTCTGGCCAAAGTGGAGAAGGAGCAGTATGAGAAGGAGCAGccagatgctcagcaggacaTCCTGAAGAAAGCGGCCGTAGGATTGCCTGTCTACACACGCACTGGGACCGGAG CCGTCCGGTACTGTGACCACTGTCAGGTGATCAAACCCGACCGCTGCCACCACTGCTCCACCTGTGACAT gtgtgtaCTGAAGATGGATCATCACTGTCCATG GGTGAATAACTGTGTTGGATTTTCGAACTACAAGTTCTTTGTCTTGTTTCTGGCCTACTCCATGCTGTATTGTGTGTTTATCGCTGCTACTGTCCTGCAGTATTTCATCAAATTCTGGACA CATTGCCGAAGGAGATCTGTTGGGGATTGTCCTCAG AATCAGCTGCCCGACACTCACGCCAAATTCCACGTgttgtttctgttttttgtggCGGCAATGTTCTTCATCAGCATCCTGTCGCTTTTCAGCTACCATCTCTGGCTTGTGGGAAAGAACAGGACCACCATAG AGGCTTTCAGGGCTCCTGTCTTCAGAAATGGCCCAGACAAAAATGGCTTCTCTCTGGGCTTCAGTAGGAATGTGGTGGAGGTGTTTGGAGACCAGAAGAAGTACTGGATGTTTCCCATCTACACCAG TCATGGTGATGGACACAGTTTTGCCACCCGGTTGCTGACCTTAGATCCTGAGCAAATAGCTGTGGGCCTCCAGATCAACGGCAAAAG CTCTGAAGATGGTCTGGCAAGCCCCAAGCACGTCCTTGGCAACAACATTAACCACATTGAGGGCCATCAGMATG ACGTAGCCCAGACGGTAACTGTGACAATGGAGCGTGAATCATAG
- the LOC111964271 gene encoding palmitoyltransferase ZDHHC20-B isoform X3, with translation MAPHHVLKCCQRSLAWIPVIFINLVVGWSYYAYVVELCIFTIPNNAEKISYLVVFHLFFIMFIWSYWKTICSRPASPSKEFCLAKVEKEQYEKEQPDAQQDILKKAAVGLPVYTRTGTGAVRYCDHCQVIKPDRCHHCSTCDMCVLKMDHHCPWVNNCVGFSNYKFFVLFLAYSMLYCVFIAATVLQYFIKFWTNQLPDTHAKFHVLFLFFVAAMFFISILSLFSYHLWLVGKNRTTIEAFRAPVFRNGPDKNGFSLGFSRNVVEVFGDQKKYWMFPIYTSHGDGHSFATRLLTLDPEQIAVGLQINGKSSEDGLASPKHVLGNNINHIEGHQXDVAQTVTVTMERES, from the exons ATGGCGCCGCATCATGTACTAAAGTGCTGTCAACGGAGTTTAGCTTGGATACCTGTTATTTTCATCAACCTGGTCGTTGGCTGGTCTTATTATGCATACGTCGTGGAACTCTGTATCT TTACAATCCCAAATAATGCAGAAAAAA TATCATACCTGGTTGTCTTCCACCTGTTCTTCATCATGTTTATCTGGTCCTACTGGAAGACTATCTGCAGTAGGCCTGCCAGCCCCTCTAAAGAG TTTTGTCTGGCCAAAGTGGAGAAGGAGCAGTATGAGAAGGAGCAGccagatgctcagcaggacaTCCTGAAGAAAGCGGCCGTAGGATTGCCTGTCTACACACGCACTGGGACCGGAG CCGTCCGGTACTGTGACCACTGTCAGGTGATCAAACCCGACCGCTGCCACCACTGCTCCACCTGTGACAT gtgtgtaCTGAAGATGGATCATCACTGTCCATG GGTGAATAACTGTGTTGGATTTTCGAACTACAAGTTCTTTGTCTTGTTTCTGGCCTACTCCATGCTGTATTGTGTGTTTATCGCTGCTACTGTCCTGCAGTATTTCATCAAATTCTGGACA AATCAGCTGCCCGACACTCACGCCAAATTCCACGTgttgtttctgttttttgtggCGGCAATGTTCTTCATCAGCATCCTGTCGCTTTTCAGCTACCATCTCTGGCTTGTGGGAAAGAACAGGACCACCATAG AGGCTTTCAGGGCTCCTGTCTTCAGAAATGGCCCAGACAAAAATGGCTTCTCTCTGGGCTTCAGTAGGAATGTGGTGGAGGTGTTTGGAGACCAGAAGAAGTACTGGATGTTTCCCATCTACACCAG TCATGGTGATGGACACAGTTTTGCCACCCGGTTGCTGACCTTAGATCCTGAGCAAATAGCTGTGGGCCTCCAGATCAACGGCAAAAG CTCTGAAGATGGTCTGGCAAGCCCCAAGCACGTCCTTGGCAACAACATTAACCACATTGAGGGCCATCAGMATG ACGTAGCCCAGACGGTAACTGTGACAATGGAGCGTGAATCATAG